From the genome of Mycobacterium kansasii ATCC 12478:
GGTGCCCCGACCGGCTTTGACTTCGGAGTTGATCGCCCGCGCAACCTCATCGCGGGGCAGCAGATCCGGGGTACGACGGGCCGAGTCGTTGTCCTTGAGCCACTGGTCGGCTTCTTGCTCGCTCTCGGCATACTGGCCTTTGAACACCGGCGGGATGTAGTCGAACATGAAACGAGAGTTTTCGCTGTTCTTTAACACCCCGCCGTCGCCGCGGACACCCTCGGTGACCAGGATCCCCTTCACGCTGGGCGGCCACACCATGCCGGTCGGGTGGAACTGGACGAACTCCATGTTGATCAGGGACGCGCCGGCCCGCAGCGCCAGCGCGTGCCCGTCGCCGGTGTACTCCCAGGAGTTGGACGTCACCTTGAACGACTTGCCGATCCCGCCGGTGGCTAGCACCACCGCCGGGGCTTCGAACAGGATGAACCGGCCGCTTTCGCGCCAGTAGCCGAACGCTCCGGCGATCCGCTCTTCGTGCTCCGGACCGTCTTTGAGCAACTCGGTGATCGTGCATTCGGCGAATACCCTGATCCGCGCCTCGTAGTCGCCGAGTTCGGCGTAATCCTCCTGCTGCAGCGACACGATCTTCTGCTGCATGGTGCGGATCAACTCCAGGCCGGTGCGGTCGCCGACGTGGGCCAGCCTTGGGTAGGTGTGGCCGCCGAAGTTGCGCTGGCTGATCTTGCCGTCTTTGAGGCGGTCGAACAGGGCGCCGTAGGTCTCCAGCTCCCAGACGCGGTCCGGGGCTTCCTTGGCATGCAGTTCGGCCATGCGCCAGTTGTTCAGGAACTTGCCGCCGCGCATGGTGTCGCCGAAATGGGTCTTCCAGTTGTCTTTCGGATTGGTGTTGCCCATCGCGGCCGCGCAGCCGCCCTCGGCCATCACCGTGTGGGCTTTGCCGAACAGCGACTTGCACACGACCGCGACCTTCAAGCCGCGTTCGCGTGCCTCGATGACCGCCCGCAACCCTGCGCCGCCGGCACCGATGACGACCACGTCGTAGGAGTGCCGTTCGACCTCAACCATGAAACCTCGCTCAGCTGTTCTTTGTAATCATGAATTGGCCTAGTGGCCAATGAATCTCAGGTCAGTGATGGTTCCGGTGGCCACCAGCATGATGTAGAAGTCGGTCAGCGACAGCGTGCCAAGGGTGATCCACGCGAAGAGCATGTGCCGGGTGTTGAGCTTGCTGACCTGCGTCCAGATCCAATACCGGACTGGGTGTTTGGAGAAATGCTTGAGGCGGCCGCCGGTCACGTGCCGGCATGAATGGCAGGAGACCGTGTAGGCCCATAACAGCAGCACGTTGGTCACCAAAATGACGTTGCCCAAACCGAAGCCGAAACCGGATGGCGAATGGAAGGCCA
Proteins encoded in this window:
- a CDS encoding fumarate reductase/succinate dehydrogenase flavoprotein subunit, with amino-acid sequence MVEVERHSYDVVVIGAGGAGLRAVIEARERGLKVAVVCKSLFGKAHTVMAEGGCAAAMGNTNPKDNWKTHFGDTMRGGKFLNNWRMAELHAKEAPDRVWELETYGALFDRLKDGKISQRNFGGHTYPRLAHVGDRTGLELIRTMQQKIVSLQQEDYAELGDYEARIRVFAECTITELLKDGPEHEERIAGAFGYWRESGRFILFEAPAVVLATGGIGKSFKVTSNSWEYTGDGHALALRAGASLINMEFVQFHPTGMVWPPSVKGILVTEGVRGDGGVLKNSENSRFMFDYIPPVFKGQYAESEQEADQWLKDNDSARRTPDLLPRDEVARAINSEVKAGRGTPHGGVYLDIASRLTPEEIKRRLPSMYHQFMELAGVDITKEPMEVGPTCHYVMGGVEVDADTGAATVPGLFAAGECSGGMHGSNRLGGNSLSDLLVFGRRAGLGAADYVRALSSRPTISSEAVDAAAKQALKPFEGPTDGSAPENPYALQMDLQHVMNDLVGIIRKEDEITRALTLLDELWKRYQKVQVEGHRQYNPAWNLAIDLRNMLLVSECVARAALERTESRGGHTRDDHPGMDSNWRNTLLVCRAAGDGDSTVGPHIAITHQSQVPMRSDLLELFEISELEKYYTDEELADHPGRRA